Genomic segment of Candidatus Chlorohelix allophototropha:
AAGAGATAAATCTAGGGCTAGAAGCAAGCCTAGAATATAACATGATATACGTCTGTTATTACGTTTTGAGGATATATATTCTTGTCTAAACATGGAATGTTATATGCTAAACTATTTTGCGACGCTTGACAACATCTTCTTAGAATGGCAAAATCAAGCTCATTATCTATTTAGGCTAAGCAAATTATATCAGCAGTTTCGTCCTATTCGGTCATAAAGTCAAGGAGGTTCCCAATAACTAAGCCAATATCCCAAGAGCAAATTTTTCTCTCCGTCATAATACCAGTTTATAACGAGAAAGATACTATCCGCGAAATAGTAAAACGGGTGGAAGCAGTTTCAATTCGTAAGGAAATCATTATAACCGATGATTGCTCCACCGATGGAACACGAAATATCCTGAAAGAAATGGAGCGCGAATACACCGCACACCTTGAATCTGACCCTAACAACCGAGTGCGCTTTTTGTACCACGACAAAAATATGGGGAAGGGCGCGGCGTTACGTACCGGTTTTAGCAATATTGCAACTGAATCTACTGTAGTTGTAGTTCAAGATGCCGACCTCGAATATGACCCCAATGATTACGAGGCGCTTTTAAAACCTATTGCTGATGGCTATGCTGATGTGGTTTATGGTTCGCGCTTTAAGGGACCTGGTAGAGCCTTTATGTTCTGGCACATGGTTGCCAATAAATTACTCACCCTGCTTACCAATATCTTGTACAATACAATCCTGACCGATATGGAAACCTGCTACAAGATGTTTCGCTCTGATGTAATTCGGGGAGTCAACTTAAGGGCAAACCGCTTTGATTTTGAGCCGGAAATTACCGCCAAGATTCTAAAACAAAAACTTAAAGTATATGAAGTGCCTATTCATTATTACGGGCGCGATTACGCTGAAGGTAAAAAAATCGGCTTGAAGGACGCTTTTGAAGCAGTTTTTGCTCTGATTAAATACCGCTTCAAAGATTAGGAAAATACGGGCGAAGTCTCGCTTCACAACTTTTTGTAGTTAATGGTTTAGAAAATGAGTAATTCGCCTGTCCGAACCTTTTACGTCAGAAAAGTCCAGAGCATCGAAGAATTTCGCGCCTGCCAGCAAGTGCATCGCCGGACATGGGGACTCAACCCAGAAGATACCGTATTACATCTGCCGTTGCTGGTTGGTTTGCAAAAAAATGGTGGGCTGGTATTAGGCGCATTTGCTAATTCTGCGAGCAATGAAGAATTGGTGGGCTTTGCAGTAAGCTTTATCGGTCAGGACAGCGAATCACATCGCTTTTATCACTATTCCCAGATAACCGGAATCCTGCCTGAATGGCAAAGTCAGGGTGTAGGGTTTGCCCTGAAAACCGTGCAGAGAGAAGAAGTGCTGGCGTTAGGTTTTGATTTAATACGCTGGTCGTTCGATCCCCTCGAATCGCGCAACGCTTATTTTAACCTAACTCGTCTGGGCGGGCTAAGCCGTCAGTATATACCCGAAATGTACGGTAAGGGCTGGGGCGGGTTATACGGTCAACTCGATACCGACCGCATGATAATTGACTGGGAATTAAGTACACCAAGGGTGATAGATAGGCTGGAATCAGTACGCAAGGGTGATACTTTACCCGGTATTCCAGAAGATGCAGCCAACCTACTTGAGGTAGAGTGGGCTGAAAATAGGTATCCCATAATAAGCGGTGATAATACCTCCTCCACCGCAACTCATCTTAAAATGGAAATCCCTTATAACTTCCGGGAATTAGAAATAGCTTATCCGGAAGAAGCGAGGCGGTGGCGCGCTCAAACCAGAGCTTTATTCCTAAATTATCTGGCGGTTGGTTATCATGTAAATGGGTTTGCCAGCGTCAGAGACGAAAGAGGGCTACGCGCCTTTTATTTGCTCACCGATAATAACCAGCAGTGGAGTTAAATATATGAAGTTACTCAACGCTCGTCTGATTGACGGAAAAGGAGAGCTTTTCGAACGAGTCGATATAGAGTTAGAAGGCTCTCATTTTGACCGGATAAGCCCATCCACAGAACATGCTTCCTCAGATTCAGCCAACCATCAAATGTCCAATATCATAGATCTGGAAGGTAAAACTGTAATTCCCGGTCTTTTCAATTGTCACATTCATCTCGCGATTAACCCCTTCGTGCGACTTGAAGATGATTCGCGTGAACCAGTTTCGTATCGGGTTCTTTGCGCGGTCAAACGCGCCGAAGCTATGCTCAAAGCCGGTATCACCACTGCACGTGACCTTGGTGGGCAGGATTATAGCGAGATGGCAGTTAAGCGTGTTATCAACGAAAACCTTTTTCCCGGTCCGCGTCTGTTGGTAAGCGGCAAGGTACTTACTATGACCGGAGGGCACGGTTACTGGATTGGAATTGAGGTGGACGGTAATGACGAAGTGCGTAAAGCCGCCCGCCTGAATCTTAAAATGGGGGCTGATTGTATCAAAATGATGGCTACCGGTGGGGTAATGACTCCGGGGGTTGACCCTAACAACGAGAGTTTGCTTGAAGAAGAATTACGCGCCGGATTCGAGGAAGCCCACAAAGCCGGGAAAATAACCGCCAGCCATGCGCAAGGCACAAGCGGAATCAAAAATGCCATTCGTGCCGGAGTACGCACTATCGAGCATGGGGTTTACCTTGACGATGAAGCGGTTCAAATGATGGTAGAGCGCGGCACTTTCTTTGTCCCAACCCTAGCAGCGCCCATGCAAATTTTGGAAGCAGGCGAGGAAAAGGGTGTTCCTAAATACATGGTGGACAAAAGCATGATGGTTTTCGAGTTCCACCAGCGCAGTGTGCAAATGGCGTACAAAGCGGGGGTTAAAATCGCTTGTGGTAATGATGGCGGCACGCCCTTCAACCCGCAAGAAGATATTTATACCGAGATGCGCTTGCTCGGTGAAGCCGGAATGAGCAATATGGAAGTTATTAGTGCCGCTACTTCGGTTTCGGCAACCGCTATGAAACTGGATAAAGTAGTGGGTACGGTTGAAGCCGGTAAATTTGCCGATTTCGTGGTATTGAATGGTGACCCATTAATCAATTTGTCCACCATCAAAACTCCGCATATGGTCTGGAAAGAAGGGCAACGCTTTCTCTAAAGCGGGATATAAAAAAGGGACGGCGCAAAACCGTCCCTTCTCATGTCTATTTACTTGCTTTTGATACTCTCCCCGATTCCGCTTACTACCATCCCGGCGAAAATGAGCAAGCAGCCCATCATAGCAGGAAAGCTCAAGGTTTCGCCTGCTATTACTACTCCGAACAGCCCTGCCCATGCCGGTTCAAGCGCGTAAATCAAGGTAGCGCGGGTGCTGCTGATAAATTGCTGCGCCCTATTCATTACCGATAAAGCAAAGGCGGTAGCGATAAGCCCCATAAAAAGCGCAGAACCCCACGCTGGAGCGGGAGCAATTACTAAAGGCTCTCCGGAAATGAACACCGAAGCTAAACTTAACAGCGCAGTAACACCGATTTGCACGGTTGTCAGATTTATCGCATCGGCTTTAGGCGCAAACTTGCTGACAGTTACAATATGTAAGGCACATGCCACAGCACAACCCAACACCAGCAACTCACCTATGCCAAAGTCAAGGTTAAAGTTGTCATTTATAGACAGCAAGCCCATACCGAGCGTTGAAAAGAAGACTCCAAGCCAGATTAAGGGAGCAGGAAAGTGGCGTAGCAAAAATATTGCCATTATTGGAACCAGTGGCACATACAAGCCCGTGATAAAACCCGCTTTGCTGGTAGTAGTAAATTGCAAGCCTACGGTTTGTAGAGCAAAAGCGGCAAATACAAACACACCGATGATACTGCCTGTAACCAGTTCCCGGCGAGTTATCCGAACAAGGCGTTTGCGGAAAATTATCGCCAGCGCCAACGTCGCGATGGTAAAACGCATCGACAAGAAGCTGAAAGGCTCGACCAACTTGATGCTATTTTGAACCAGTAAAAAAGTGCTGCCCCAAATTACAGTCAGAAAAACCAGCAGCGCATCCCAGCGGATTTTGCGCCAGAATCCCGCCAAGCCAGAAGTAGTTCCGATCCTGTTATCAAGCTCCAGTTCGATGGTCATAAGAGTATCCTATAAAATATAAGCAGTTTGTGTGTTGTCTAAGCCCAAAAATGATACTATTAAAAGTGTTTTTTAGGAATAGGCTACTATGCCGATTTTGGTATGCGGCTTTTACTGAGGGCTGTTAGGTAGTTCAGTTTGAAATAAGGGGAAAGGCTCAGAGCTTGAGCCACAAATCATATACCTTGCGATGCGGTAAGCCCAGTTCTTGCGAAATATGCTCAACCGCTGCTCTTGCCCGAAGTCCGGTTGTTTTTAACGACCGTAACTTTTCCAGAATCTCTTCCTCACTTAGAGCTTGTACAGGGGTAGGCATGATTTCCGGCTCGGCGAAAACCAGCGTAAATTCTCCGCGCGGGGCTATTTCTTGAAAATGCGCAATAGTAGAGGAGAGCTTTTCACGGCGCACTTCCTGATGCAGTTTGGTCAATTCACGACAAGCTGCCACCGAACATTCTCCCCAAACTTCAAACGCAGTTTCCAAAAGAGCAAGCAAGCGATGCGGCGCTTCAAAACAAATCAGGGGGCGTTGCTGTAATTCCGGTTTGAAATGTGCCAGCCAATCACGCAACTCTCTTTTCTGACGTGGTGGAAACCCGGCATAGGTAAAATCGCGGGGTGAAAACCCACTCAGAACCAGCGCCACCAACGGGGCAGCCGCACCGGGCGCAGCATCAACAGGTATATTTCGTTCCAAACAGGCGCACACCAATTCCCAACCGGGGTCACTCAGACAGGGAGTACCAGCGTCCGAAACCAATGCTACGTCTTTACCCTCGTTTAGCTTTTCGAGAACGCTATCCAGCCGAGTCAGTTTATTATGTTCATGATAAGCAATAGTGGGAGTAGGAATCTGGAAATGGTTGAGCAAGTGGCGAGTATGGCGGGTATCTTCCGCCGCAATCAAAGTCACTTCACGCAGGAGACGTAAGGCACGTAGGGTAATATCT
This window contains:
- a CDS encoding DMT family transporter, translating into MTIELELDNRIGTTSGLAGFWRKIRWDALLVFLTVIWGSTFLLVQNSIKLVEPFSFLSMRFTIATLALAIIFRKRLVRITRRELVTGSIIGVFVFAAFALQTVGLQFTTTSKAGFITGLYVPLVPIMAIFLLRHFPAPLIWLGVFFSTLGMGLLSINDNFNLDFGIGELLVLGCAVACALHIVTVSKFAPKADAINLTTVQIGVTALLSLASVFISGEPLVIAPAPAWGSALFMGLIATAFALSVMNRAQQFISSTRATLIYALEPAWAGLFGVVIAGETLSFPAMMGCLLIFAGMVVSGIGESIKSK
- a CDS encoding glycosyltransferase family 2 protein, whose amino-acid sequence is MPVYNEKDTIREIVKRVEAVSIRKEIIITDDCSTDGTRNILKEMEREYTAHLESDPNNRVRFLYHDKNMGKGAALRTGFSNIATESTVVVVQDADLEYDPNDYEALLKPIADGYADVVYGSRFKGPGRAFMFWHMVANKLLTLLTNILYNTILTDMETCYKMFRSDVIRGVNLRANRFDFEPEITAKILKQKLKVYEVPIHYYGRDYAEGKKIGLKDAFEAVFALIKYRFKD
- the rsmI gene encoding 16S rRNA (cytidine(1402)-2'-O)-methyltransferase, yielding MPLGTLYVVSTPIGNLEDITLRALRLLREVTLIAAEDTRHTRHLLNHFQIPTPTIAYHEHNKLTRLDSVLEKLNEGKDVALVSDAGTPCLSDPGWELVCACLERNIPVDAAPGAAAPLVALVLSGFSPRDFTYAGFPPRQKRELRDWLAHFKPELQQRPLICFEAPHRLLALLETAFEVWGECSVAACRELTKLHQEVRREKLSSTIAHFQEIAPRGEFTLVFAEPEIMPTPVQALSEEEILEKLRSLKTTGLRARAAVEHISQELGLPHRKVYDLWLKL
- a CDS encoding metal-dependent hydrolase family protein → MKLLNARLIDGKGELFERVDIELEGSHFDRISPSTEHASSDSANHQMSNIIDLEGKTVIPGLFNCHIHLAINPFVRLEDDSREPVSYRVLCAVKRAEAMLKAGITTARDLGGQDYSEMAVKRVINENLFPGPRLLVSGKVLTMTGGHGYWIGIEVDGNDEVRKAARLNLKMGADCIKMMATGGVMTPGVDPNNESLLEEELRAGFEEAHKAGKITASHAQGTSGIKNAIRAGVRTIEHGVYLDDEAVQMMVERGTFFVPTLAAPMQILEAGEEKGVPKYMVDKSMMVFEFHQRSVQMAYKAGVKIACGNDGGTPFNPQEDIYTEMRLLGEAGMSNMEVISAATSVSATAMKLDKVVGTVEAGKFADFVVLNGDPLINLSTIKTPHMVWKEGQRFL